A single Cannabis sativa cultivar Pink pepper isolate KNU-18-1 chromosome 7, ASM2916894v1, whole genome shotgun sequence DNA region contains:
- the LOC115696259 gene encoding uncharacterized protein LOC115696259 has translation MKFKGKENIREYIMEMSHLASKLKALKLELSDDLLVHLVLISLPPQFSQFKVSYNCQREKWTLNELISFCVQEEERLKQEKTESAHLASTSKDKGKKRKNEAAKDKGPAHKKQTQANNDDACYFCNMKGHMKKECAKYIAWRAKKGLPELPKAK, from the exons atgaagtttaagggcaaggaaaacataagggagtacattatggaaatgtcTCACCTTGCTTCAAAGTTGAAGGCACTAAAGCTTGAGCTTTCGGATGACTTGCTTGTGCATTTAGTGCTTATCTCTCTTCCTCCACAATTCAGTCAATTTAAAGTCAGTTACAACTGCCAAAGGGAGAAATGGACTCTTAATGAGCTCATTTCAttttgtgttcaagaggaagaaagattgaagcaagagaagactgaaagtgctcatttggcaagcacctctaaagataagggcaagaaaagaaagaatgaggCTGCTAAGGATAAAGGTCCTGCTCATAAGAAACAAACTCAAGCCAATAATGATGATGCTTGTTACTTTTGTAACATGAAAGGACACATGAAGAAGGAATGTGCTAAGTATATTGCATGGCGAGCAAAGAAAG ggttgcctgagTTACCGAAAGCCAAATGA